GTGGTGGTGACCCGTTTCATGGGGACTATTGTATGTACTATTTCTGTTGCTGAATAAATTCAGCCTGTGCGCTTATATCCCCCGGTTAGAAACCGGGGGCTTTACGCTGCTTTTCGTAAGGGATCCCAATAAGGGCGCCACTGGGGGGCGAAAACAGGCCAAAGCTGGATCCCGGGTCTGATACAATTGAGGGTCTGAGCGCTGGAGAGGTGGCCGAGTGGTCGAAGGCGCAGCACTGGAAATGCTGTGTGGGGCAACTCACCGTGGGTTCGAATCCCACCCTCTCCGTTCTCCTCATGCACCTCGTCAGAACTGAGGTTACAAGTCGTTTGTGCCAAGGCGCCGCTGTCGCGAAGGGGAGTGGCCATCGTGGATCCCTGTGATTCCTTCTGGATTGCCACTATGATCTGCGAAGAATTCAACTGGGATCTTAAGGATGCTATCCTAGTTAAGCGCTGCTCTGGCTCAGTAGCTCAGTGGTAGAGCAGGGGACTCATAAGCCCTTGGTCGCGTGTTCAAATCACGCCTGAGCCATCCCACTACAACCCCCGCATGGGTAGTGCTCCCAAGATAGGGAGGTTTTCCCTATTGGAGCCACTGTTTGTTGCAGCGTTGTGACTGGATGTCGCTGCTTGGGGCTGGTTCGACCTCCAATCTAGTCCGTTGGCGCAGTCTGCCAAAGGCGTGATTTACATTCCCGATGAACCCTGTCTGAGTATCCAGCCCTATGTAGAGCAAGTGGTGCTGCCGACATTGGCAGATCCTAATGTCGGATGCTGGAACGGCTGCAACAGATGGGTCTACTGATGGGAGTTTGTACCCTTTACCGATGGGCAGATGAGAGTACTGGCTTTGGTGGGTTTGTCGGTCTTCAATGTGGTAGGAAGAGGATGTTGGCTGTGCAACCGAGAAGGTTAACTTGCCAGCGAGCGCATTCAGTCCCTCCGACATTCGCCCTTGCTCCTTATCTTCTGGCTTCCTCTTCTATGGGTTAGGGATCCCTACCCTCTCAGCGGATGTATTCTTCCTTCAGGGCTGCTCAAACAGAAAGTCCTGGGGAAACTGAGGGGACGAAGAGGACTTTTTGAAATTGAGTTCAGCAGCCAGCAGTTGCACACCCTCTCGAATAAAAGCCACCAGGGATCCCTGCATTTTTTGATAGTCACTTTGGGTGATGGGCTGAAATCCATGGGCAAATAATGAGTGGTTTCGCACCTGGAGGGCATCTGCAATCAAGGACTGCCGTTCCTGGAACAATTTTCCCAAAGGATCCCCACCCAACTGGCTGAGTAACTCATAGCTTTTGCGCAGGGCGATCTCGATTTTGCCTTGGCGATTTTGATAATGGGTGCGCAGAGCTTCAGGCAGTCGCTGGGGATCCACATTTCCGGTCTCAATCTCATACTTTTGTTTGAGACGAACTTGAGCCAATAACTCTAATGCCCGATAAATCCGACCCACTGCATCATCAAATCGCTGTTGGGAGGCTCGCCGCTCAGCATTGAGCAGGAGATCCTCGACAATCTCATAGCCATGACCTGGGGATCCCTGGGATCCATCAAACTCAGGATCAATCAGCCCCCGACTACTCATCACCCGCTTGAGAAATAGCCCCAACGGCTGGATCCATTTTTGTTTCATCAGAGGCTGTAGGTATGCCCACGCCTCCAGGTGATCAAAACGATCCCAGGCATCAAGAGCTAGGCAAAGAGATCGATGATTTCTAACTCGCCTGCTATCATCGGGCATCATTCCTTGCGCAACCACCAGATTTTCAAGCTCCACCAAAGCAGCAGGATAGTTATACTGAGCCACTAATGGGGGTACTTTTTGCTTTAATAGACGCTCTACCATCACAGGAGTAAGGCTGACCTGCATCGTCATTTCTCCTCTATTGACCCTAACTGTATCTGTGCGTTCTCCGGTGGTGAGAAATAATTTTGCCTCATAGTCTAATCCTGCTAATCCTAGGGCTAGAGACATGGTTTTTGTGCCGCCTGTATAATCAGCTTGCACAATGTTGCCGGGATCCTGCCTAATCTCAGCCATCTTTGCAGCAATCACTCGATAACACTCTGAAAGATCATCAAGACTTTCTAAGACGACGACATCTTGTTCTGGATCAAATCGCTCTCCTAGATTGGCTTGAGTTGGAATGTTGGGTAACCGTTCAATCACATCGGATCCCTTGTGAATCTCACAGGGAGTACCTGAGCCTGTAACTTGAGACACGGTTGTGCTGGAGCAAACAAATATGACTCGTTCAGGATTGAGCTTTTTGATGGCAGTGATGATGGGAGGAGGGGATCCCCCTACGGTGACAAAGAGAACGGTTTTCATAGAGACAAGGGCCACAGTTTTTCCAGAGAGCAAGTGAAATCGGGTAGCAAGGGGGAATCCAGAACATCCTGCCCCAGACAGGTTTTGATCAACACCAGGGATCCCTCCTGGCGGCGATAGATTTCGGCTTGTTTTTGCTGGGGATCCAGGATCCAGTATTCTTGCACCCCGCGACGGCTATAGAGTTTGAGCTTGATCTGGCGATCCCGGTTGGCATTACGGGATCCGGGGCTGATTACTTCAATCACCAATTCTGGGGCACTGTGCAGTTTGCCATCTTCTTGCAGGGCGTTTTGTAGGCGACTATGACTGATCCAGACCACATCTGGGGCGACATCGTCATCTTCGGCAAAGATCAGTCCCGGTGCGGTGTTCGCTATGCCCAAGCCTGTTTTATCGCTCCATTCATTCAGAAATTGAGCAAGGCGGGTTGCAGCATATTGGTGTTGCCAACTGGATTGATGGGTCACATACAACTCTCCATCAATGACTTCATAGCGCTTGCCATCCTCCGGCATCAGGGCCAGATCCGAGGACGTAAAGCGGTGGGCAGCAATCATGGCGTACCTCAAGAGCTAGGGTTCTTTAGAGCAACCGACCCAGGCGCTCCCGCAACTCAGCGGCGGCTTGTTCCAGATGAGCGGGAGTATGCCCCGTAGTCTCCACCATAACCGCCATGTGGGTGTCTGTACTCTCATGGAGGTGGATCCACAAAATATGCCGCCCATCAGGAGTTTTGCGAGGGCAGGACTTGAGACCATTTTTGGGGGCAGCGTAGG
This genomic stretch from Thermostichus vulcanus str. 'Rupite' harbors:
- a CDS encoding Uma2 family endonuclease produces the protein MIAAHRFTSSDLALMPEDGKRYEVIDGELYVTHQSSWQHQYAATRLAQFLNEWSDKTGLGIANTAPGLIFAEDDDVAPDVVWISHSRLQNALQEDGKLHSAPELVIEVISPGSRNANRDRQIKLKLYSRRGVQEYWILDPQQKQAEIYRRQEGSLVLIKTCLGQDVLDSPLLPDFTCSLEKLWPLSL
- a CDS encoding TIGR02710 family CRISPR-associated CARF protein — encoded protein: MALVSMKTVLFVTVGGSPPPIITAIKKLNPERVIFVCSSTTVSQVTGSGTPCEIHKGSDVIERLPNIPTQANLGERFDPEQDVVVLESLDDLSECYRVIAAKMAEIRQDPGNIVQADYTGGTKTMSLALGLAGLDYEAKLFLTTGERTDTVRVNRGEMTMQVSLTPVMVERLLKQKVPPLVAQYNYPAALVELENLVVAQGMMPDDSRRVRNHRSLCLALDAWDRFDHLEAWAYLQPLMKQKWIQPLGLFLKRVMSSRGLIDPEFDGSQGSPGHGYEIVEDLLLNAERRASQQRFDDAVGRIYRALELLAQVRLKQKYEIETGNVDPQRLPEALRTHYQNRQGKIEIALRKSYELLSQLGGDPLGKLFQERQSLIADALQVRNHSLFAHGFQPITQSDYQKMQGSLVAFIREGVQLLAAELNFKKSSSSPQFPQDFLFEQP